A genomic window from Verrucomicrobiota bacterium includes:
- a CDS encoding DNA polymerase III subunit alpha — MTHSDFVHLHLHTEYSLLDGACRLDRLVEKSHALNFPALAITDHGVMYGAVDFYKAAREAGVKPIIGCEVYVAPGSRLEKKTSSGGRDVYNHLVLLAKDQAGYKNLVKLVSDAHLNGYYYKPRIDKEMLEKHREGLIVLSACLAGEVPELILKGELDKARATVDWFKQVMGADNYYLELQNHGIAEQAKVNRYLIQWAKEFGLKVVATNDVHYVEQSDSHAHDCLICIGTQTMLADPKRMRYEEGQFYLRSTEEMKALFADIPEAVTNTLEVAEKCNLQIKLGQLHYPVFPKHREIPAGLQLRHKAVEGLKLRYTLQARVEDNEIIPESIEYPLRLPTLRKALENGIEIARPASNALTDPVVAEALKVLMDRLNVELAVIEKTNFVDYFLIVGDFVEYGRQHGVDCVARGSAAGSLVTYLLTISNVDPIRYELLFERFLNPERVNPPDIDIDFADDRRADVIQYVRQTYGDECVAQIITFGTMGAKSVVRDVGRVMGLNYSDCDRLSKLIPTDAKMTLEKALKDVPELKQAYDNEPQTKELFDTAFVLEDITRNASVHAAGVVIGPEPLHNQLPLKKDEDGAIVTQYAMGPVGDLGMLKMDFLGLKTLTVIRRTCELVKKHRGLDIDIQNLPLNDAATYDLLNKGNTVGVFQLESGGMRDLCRKFQIGSVEHITALISLYRPGPMDLIPDFIKRRHGQVKIAYDHPLLESISKETYGVLIYQEQVMQAAQLLAGYTLGGADMLRRAMGKKKVEEMEKHRDTFVKGAATLNHIPKDKANAIFDLLQNFAGYGFNKSHAAAYAVVAYQTAYLKANYPVEFFCAMLTNDMGDNDKVSILIEEARQFKIEVLPPDINESDDYFAPAPDGKAIRFGLAAIKGIGEAAVRIILKAREEGGKFKSLLDMCERVDSRTINRKVLEAFIKSGACDYFGQNRATQFARMDHVLTRSASVVSDRQRGQNTLFGMLEDRAAEQPEKLPELEEWPQHELLAFEKELLGFYVTGHPLTPYADILEKYCLHNSQTAKTVTARQPTRLGGLVTSVQPGISKKTNKPYMMVGLEDLHGSMTMLVFNENYDKYHALLTLNQAIMVVGEVNNDEDKPKIFPQEIFKLDEAPRRYTRQVHLKLHTAHLTEERLRQALAIIQRHPGRCPLFLCLMMPEEKPMFIEAHELFCVNPSRNLQMEVDEMFGEDTYFVRVDTTPPQKVQRQWAPRKSDGDGNGE; from the coding sequence ATGACGCATTCGGACTTTGTCCATCTGCATTTGCACACAGAGTATTCACTGCTGGACGGGGCATGCCGCCTCGACCGGCTGGTGGAGAAGTCCCATGCCCTGAATTTCCCCGCGCTCGCCATCACGGATCATGGCGTGATGTACGGGGCGGTTGATTTTTACAAGGCGGCGCGCGAGGCGGGCGTCAAGCCGATCATCGGGTGCGAGGTGTATGTGGCGCCCGGCAGCAGGTTGGAGAAGAAGACTTCCAGCGGTGGCCGGGACGTTTATAATCACCTGGTGCTGTTGGCCAAGGATCAGGCCGGGTATAAGAACCTCGTCAAGCTAGTCTCGGATGCGCATCTGAACGGGTATTATTACAAGCCCCGCATTGATAAAGAGATGCTGGAAAAGCATCGGGAGGGTTTGATTGTGCTTTCCGCCTGCCTCGCCGGCGAGGTGCCGGAGTTGATCTTGAAGGGGGAACTGGACAAGGCGCGCGCGACGGTGGATTGGTTCAAGCAGGTCATGGGCGCGGATAATTATTATCTGGAACTGCAAAACCACGGCATCGCGGAGCAGGCCAAGGTGAACCGTTATCTGATTCAATGGGCCAAGGAATTCGGACTGAAGGTGGTGGCCACGAATGACGTCCATTACGTGGAGCAGTCCGATTCACACGCGCACGATTGCCTGATCTGCATCGGCACGCAAACCATGCTCGCCGACCCCAAGCGGATGCGCTATGAGGAAGGCCAGTTTTATCTGCGTTCGACGGAGGAAATGAAGGCGCTGTTTGCCGACATACCGGAGGCGGTGACCAATACGCTGGAGGTGGCGGAAAAATGTAATCTGCAAATCAAGCTCGGGCAGTTGCATTACCCGGTATTTCCTAAACATCGCGAGATTCCCGCTGGCTTGCAACTGCGGCACAAAGCCGTCGAAGGGCTTAAGCTGCGCTATACGCTTCAGGCGCGAGTCGAGGATAATGAGATCATCCCGGAAAGCATTGAATATCCCTTGCGCCTGCCGACCCTTCGCAAAGCCCTGGAGAATGGCATCGAAATCGCGCGTCCCGCTTCCAATGCCTTGACGGATCCCGTCGTCGCGGAGGCGCTCAAGGTGTTGATGGACCGTTTGAATGTGGAGCTGGCCGTCATTGAGAAAACCAACTTTGTGGATTACTTCCTCATCGTGGGTGATTTCGTGGAATATGGCCGGCAACACGGGGTGGATTGCGTAGCGCGTGGTTCCGCCGCCGGTTCCCTAGTCACGTATCTATTGACCATCTCAAACGTGGACCCCATCCGGTACGAGCTGCTGTTCGAACGGTTTCTGAATCCCGAGCGCGTCAACCCGCCTGATATTGATATTGATTTTGCGGATGACCGCCGGGCGGACGTCATTCAATATGTGCGCCAGACGTATGGCGATGAATGCGTCGCGCAGATCATCACGTTCGGCACCATGGGCGCAAAATCCGTGGTGCGGGATGTCGGCCGCGTCATGGGCCTGAATTACAGCGATTGCGACCGCCTCTCCAAGCTGATTCCCACGGACGCGAAAATGACGTTGGAGAAGGCGCTCAAAGACGTGCCGGAACTCAAGCAGGCTTACGATAACGAGCCGCAAACCAAGGAGCTGTTTGACACGGCATTCGTGCTGGAAGACATCACGCGCAACGCCTCGGTGCATGCCGCCGGCGTGGTGATCGGCCCTGAACCGCTGCACAATCAACTGCCGCTGAAGAAGGACGAGGATGGCGCCATCGTCACCCAATACGCGATGGGGCCCGTCGGCGACCTGGGCATGTTGAAGATGGACTTTCTGGGGCTTAAGACGCTGACGGTCATCCGACGCACCTGCGAGTTGGTGAAGAAGCATCGAGGCCTCGACATTGATATCCAGAATCTGCCGCTGAACGATGCGGCCACCTACGATCTGCTCAACAAGGGCAACACGGTGGGCGTGTTCCAATTGGAATCCGGAGGAATGCGCGATTTGTGCCGAAAGTTCCAGATTGGCTCGGTGGAACACATCACGGCGTTGATCTCACTCTACCGCCCCGGGCCGATGGACTTGATCCCGGACTTCATCAAGCGCCGCCATGGTCAGGTGAAAATTGCGTATGATCACCCCTTGCTGGAATCCATCTCCAAAGAAACGTACGGGGTATTGATTTACCAGGAACAGGTGATGCAAGCAGCGCAGTTGCTGGCCGGGTACACGCTCGGCGGCGCGGATATGTTGCGGCGCGCCATGGGCAAAAAGAAGGTGGAGGAAATGGAGAAGCACCGCGACACCTTCGTCAAGGGCGCGGCCACGTTGAACCATATTCCCAAGGATAAAGCCAATGCCATCTTCGACCTGCTCCAGAACTTTGCCGGGTACGGCTTCAATAAATCGCACGCGGCGGCGTATGCGGTGGTTGCCTATCAGACGGCCTACCTGAAGGCCAATTACCCGGTGGAATTCTTCTGCGCCATGTTGACGAACGACATGGGCGACAACGATAAGGTGTCCATCCTCATTGAGGAGGCGCGGCAGTTTAAGATCGAAGTCCTGCCGCCAGACATCAACGAGAGCGATGATTATTTTGCTCCCGCACCCGATGGCAAGGCGATCCGGTTCGGACTCGCCGCGATCAAAGGCATTGGCGAGGCAGCGGTACGCATCATCCTTAAGGCGCGGGAGGAAGGCGGCAAGTTCAAATCCCTGCTCGACATGTGTGAGCGCGTTGACAGCCGCACGATTAACCGCAAAGTGCTGGAAGCGTTCATCAAGAGCGGCGCGTGTGATTACTTCGGCCAGAACCGGGCTACCCAGTTTGCGCGGATGGATCATGTGCTGACCCGCTCCGCCAGCGTGGTCTCAGACCGGCAGCGCGGGCAAAACACCCTCTTCGGCATGCTCGAAGATCGCGCGGCGGAGCAACCGGAGAAATTGCCCGAGCTGGAGGAATGGCCGCAACACGAGCTGCTCGCCTTTGAGAAGGAACTGCTGGGCTTTTACGTGACCGGCCACCCGCTCACTCCGTATGCCGACATTCTGGAAAAATACTGCCTGCACAACTCACAGACGGCCAAAACCGTGACCGCCCGGCAACCCACCCGCTTGGGTGGCCTTGTTACCAGCGTGCAACCGGGCATCTCGAAGAAGACCAACAAACCGTACATGATGGTTGGTCTGGAGGATTTGCATGGTTCCATGACCATGCTGGTATTTAACGAGAATTACGATAAATACCACGCCCTGCTCACTCTCAACCAAGCCATCATGGTGGTTGGAGAAGTCAATAACGACGAAGATAAACCCAAGATTTTCCCGCAGGAAATCTTCAAACTGGACGAGGCGCCACGCCGCTACACGAGGCAGGTACACCTGAAGTTGCACACCGCACACCTCACTGAGGAACGTCTGCGTCAGGCCTTGGCCATCATCCAGCGTCACCCTGGACGCTGCCCGCTCTTCCTCTGCCTGATGATGCCTGAGGAAAAACCAATGTTCATTGAAGCACACGAATTATTTTGCGTGAACCCCTCCCGTAATTTGCAGATGGAAGTGGATGAGATGTTCGGTGAAGACACCTACTTTGTGCGGGTGGACACCACCCCGCCGCAAAAGGTGCAGCGCCAATGGGCACCGCGCAAGAGCGATGGCGATGGGAATGGAGAATAA
- a CDS encoding right-handed parallel beta-helix repeat-containing protein: MRVIPIGSQNILRILITLLALLPFAKGISATAAIAAAHPIVELRQLMQAAVTAKTNRVVIPPGIYRGVPKPGERVLVELRNAAGLEIIADGVTMICEHPTRAMNISRCTNVTLRGLTIDYDPLPFTQGEIVTVNPAEGWLDVKIHAGYPVEPYTRLDIVDRQTRYRKQDKPFMWGGKAEVRPGGIVRVQNRSAAAFAQVGDLASMGGYGNNVVPHTLAVEDSGNITLQNVTVFTSNCMGIIASGGEGNHRFLGCRVVPGPPPPGATEPRILSTEADAILTSSLRQGVLTEGCEIRDAGDDSWSVQSSDYVIVKREGRTLLLAARDTMAVQSGDRLQASLNGPVARVVSRTVLKRKDAALSPAIEQHLAKSGPWGYWHLLPAFPGGNVCQVTVDAEVPWQEGDSVYDLDRQGNGFIFRNNTVRSSGRILIKASGLVESNRIEGPFAISVLPEVPHQAAAGIDEIVIRHNLIREAHMFNPFPDSPQAGAISVMGGDDGHGGLRPAGVHGRVIIENNTIEGGNGAGIVISSARDVTIRSNRLVRLLHMPPNSTGKRYRIDNHAAVWLAQCDHVLLQDNQLLAPGPELSQPVVQGPGVKQVEGALTISPTH; this comes from the coding sequence ATGAGGGTAATTCCAATCGGCAGCCAGAACATCCTCAGGATTCTCATAACCCTCCTTGCGCTATTGCCCTTCGCCAAGGGAATCAGCGCAACAGCGGCAATTGCCGCCGCTCATCCCATCGTCGAACTGCGCCAGCTCATGCAAGCGGCTGTGACCGCCAAAACGAATCGGGTGGTGATTCCGCCGGGCATCTATCGCGGCGTGCCGAAGCCGGGCGAACGGGTGCTCGTGGAACTGCGAAATGCAGCCGGCCTGGAGATCATCGCGGATGGCGTGACGATGATTTGCGAGCACCCCACGCGCGCCATGAACATCAGCCGCTGCACGAACGTGACGCTGCGCGGGCTTACAATTGATTACGATCCGTTGCCCTTCACGCAAGGCGAGATCGTCACCGTGAATCCCGCCGAGGGTTGGCTGGACGTGAAGATTCACGCCGGCTATCCCGTCGAGCCCTACACCCGCCTGGATATCGTGGATCGCCAGACACGCTACCGCAAGCAGGACAAACCGTTCATGTGGGGCGGCAAAGCGGAAGTGCGCCCCGGTGGCATCGTGCGGGTACAGAACCGCAGCGCCGCAGCCTTCGCGCAGGTGGGCGACCTGGCCTCCATGGGGGGATACGGCAACAACGTGGTGCCGCACACGCTGGCGGTGGAAGATTCGGGCAACATCACCTTGCAGAATGTCACCGTCTTCACCTCCAATTGCATGGGCATCATCGCCTCGGGAGGCGAGGGCAACCATCGGTTCCTGGGTTGCCGCGTCGTTCCCGGGCCACCGCCGCCCGGAGCGACCGAGCCGCGCATCCTCAGCACGGAGGCCGACGCCATCCTCACCAGTTCACTCCGGCAAGGCGTCCTCACCGAAGGTTGCGAGATTCGCGATGCGGGCGACGATTCCTGGAGCGTGCAAAGCAGCGATTACGTCATCGTGAAACGGGAAGGCCGCACCTTGCTGCTCGCGGCGCGCGACACCATGGCCGTGCAGTCGGGCGATCGGTTGCAGGCCTCACTGAATGGCCCTGTGGCGCGGGTCGTTTCCCGCACGGTGCTGAAGCGTAAAGACGCCGCCCTGTCCCCCGCAATCGAGCAGCACCTCGCCAAATCCGGTCCGTGGGGTTACTGGCATCTGCTCCCGGCCTTTCCCGGCGGCAATGTCTGCCAGGTGACGGTGGATGCCGAGGTTCCATGGCAGGAGGGGGATTCCGTGTACGATCTGGATCGCCAGGGGAACGGGTTCATCTTCCGCAACAACACCGTTCGCAGCTCGGGGCGCATTCTCATCAAGGCCTCGGGTCTGGTGGAGAGCAACCGCATCGAGGGCCCCTTCGCCATCTCGGTGCTTCCCGAGGTGCCGCACCAGGCGGCGGCGGGCATCGACGAGATCGTGATTCGCCACAACCTCATCCGCGAGGCGCACATGTTCAATCCCTTTCCCGATTCACCCCAGGCCGGCGCCATTTCCGTGATGGGTGGCGACGATGGCCATGGCGGGTTGCGGCCCGCCGGAGTGCATGGCCGGGTCATCATCGAAAACAACACGATTGAGGGCGGCAATGGCGCGGGCATCGTCATCAGCTCCGCGCGGGACGTGACGATTCGCAGCAACCGCCTGGTGCGCCTGTTGCACATGCCGCCCAACAGCACGGGCAAACGCTATCGCATTGATAACCACGCCGCCGTGTGGCTCGCCCAGTGCGACCACGTCCTGCTCCAGGACAATCAGTTGCTCGCCCCCGGCCCGGAACTGAGCCAACCCGTCGTTCAAGGCCCGGGCGTGAAACAGGTGGAAGGCGCGCTGACCATTTCGCCAACGCACTAA
- a CDS encoding phage holin family protein, producing MDDSERGGGIFAALRSIASRFLGLVANRLHLFSLELQEQKMRLLDLLLGLLIALAVGLAGLVMATVCLAMWLWKTAGYLGLGLAAALLVGLAVMLFLRIRHQLKNSPKPFAQTIAEFQKDAECLRPKG from the coding sequence ATGGACGACAGCGAACGTGGGGGCGGCATTTTTGCCGCGCTGAGAAGCATTGCCAGCCGGTTCCTGGGCCTGGTGGCCAACCGGCTGCATTTATTCTCTCTGGAACTCCAGGAGCAAAAGATGCGCCTGCTGGATTTGCTGCTGGGATTGCTCATCGCCTTGGCGGTCGGGTTGGCCGGGCTGGTCATGGCCACCGTTTGCCTGGCCATGTGGCTCTGGAAAACCGCCGGTTATCTCGGGTTGGGGTTGGCGGCCGCACTGCTGGTCGGCCTGGCGGTAATGCTGTTCCTGCGAATCCGTCACCAACTTAAAAACAGCCCCAAACCGTTCGCCCAAACCATCGCCGAATTTCAGAAGGACGCCGAATGTCTCCGGCCCAAAGGCTAA
- a CDS encoding DUF883 family protein, which produces MQDSVTGPSKEKVAEDLRILAQDAEELLKVTAGEVSDKLGEKARAARGRLIATLDKAKDTCHRIEEKAIDAAKATDKAIRTHPYQAMGIAFGVGLLVGVLLARRK; this is translated from the coding sequence ATGCAAGACAGCGTAACTGGACCTTCAAAAGAAAAAGTCGCGGAAGATTTGCGGATCCTCGCCCAGGATGCCGAAGAATTGCTCAAAGTCACAGCGGGTGAAGTCTCCGATAAGCTTGGGGAAAAAGCCCGGGCGGCACGTGGCCGCCTGATCGCCACGCTGGACAAGGCGAAGGACACCTGCCACCGCATCGAAGAAAAAGCCATTGATGCCGCCAAAGCCACCGATAAAGCCATCCGCACGCATCCCTATCAAGCCATGGGAATTGCATTTGGCGTCGGTTTGCTGGTTGGAGTGCTCCTGGCTCGCAGAAAGTAA
- a CDS encoding DUF4832 domain-containing protein, giving the protein MMPFVQSTGCQLFLGGLLALACGSTAAADGPAFDLRPQWDTNAPLINPHKGWYHHYPDNHIEKYKIAQDKDLLEFPGMDHVYLRLSWAYLEPMEGQFDWPVIDRIIEKWTAHGLGIAFRISCKETGTDRVEQQFATPKWVMQAGAKGVYYRMGKEVGPDGPWEPDFGDPIFLEKLEHFLAAFASRYDGKPWLRYVDVGSIGDWGEGHTWAGSRKECGFAVRQRHLDLHLKYFKKSQLVLSDDYVYALTNPKERQAECDYAVANRISFRDDSILVNSYLQGRSDHFTVRSPEFFAAAYLQMPTVFELEHYGTVKKQGNWEARPDSSAAKYGKGKKGPEYFRGAMGLLHATYIGYHGYAHEWLADNPELTKELLNRCGYWFFPHRLRFSGALRAGARPVMEMNWENRGVAPAYRPYELHVRLEGPQVFEQVVDSGNQHWLPKAAEPFVEKYPLNLPATLKPGAYTVKFKLHSREASRDVFVALRPGLLDQANYYTAGTVTVGP; this is encoded by the coding sequence ATGATGCCATTTGTTCAATCAACCGGTTGCCAACTGTTCCTTGGTGGTCTGCTGGCCCTGGCGTGCGGTTCGACTGCGGCCGCGGACGGACCGGCGTTTGATTTGCGCCCCCAATGGGACACCAACGCGCCGCTCATCAACCCGCACAAGGGCTGGTATCACCATTATCCGGATAACCACATCGAAAAATATAAAATCGCGCAGGACAAGGATCTGCTCGAATTTCCGGGCATGGATCACGTGTATTTACGCCTGTCATGGGCGTACCTGGAGCCCATGGAGGGCCAGTTTGACTGGCCGGTGATTGACCGGATTATCGAGAAATGGACGGCGCATGGCCTGGGGATTGCCTTCCGCATCAGTTGCAAGGAGACCGGCACGGATCGCGTGGAGCAACAGTTCGCCACACCGAAATGGGTGATGCAGGCCGGTGCCAAGGGCGTCTATTATCGCATGGGCAAGGAGGTTGGCCCGGATGGCCCGTGGGAGCCGGATTTTGGCGATCCGATATTCCTCGAAAAGCTGGAGCATTTTCTCGCCGCGTTCGCCTCGCGTTATGATGGCAAACCCTGGCTGCGTTACGTGGATGTTGGCAGCATTGGCGATTGGGGCGAAGGCCACACCTGGGCCGGCAGCCGGAAGGAATGCGGGTTTGCGGTCCGGCAGCGACACCTGGACCTGCATCTGAAGTATTTCAAGAAGAGCCAGCTCGTGCTCTCCGATGATTATGTCTATGCGCTCACAAATCCCAAGGAGCGCCAGGCGGAGTGCGATTATGCGGTCGCGAACCGCATCAGTTTTCGCGACGACAGCATTCTGGTCAACAGCTACCTGCAAGGTCGCAGCGATCACTTCACCGTGCGCAGTCCGGAGTTTTTTGCCGCCGCGTATTTGCAGATGCCGACGGTGTTTGAGCTGGAACACTATGGCACGGTGAAGAAACAGGGCAACTGGGAGGCGCGCCCGGATTCTTCCGCGGCCAAATATGGCAAGGGCAAGAAGGGTCCGGAATATTTTCGCGGGGCCATGGGATTGCTGCATGCCACCTACATCGGTTATCATGGCTATGCCCACGAATGGCTCGCCGATAATCCGGAGTTGACCAAGGAACTGCTGAACCGGTGCGGCTACTGGTTCTTTCCTCATCGCCTCCGTTTCTCCGGGGCCTTGCGCGCGGGAGCCAGGCCGGTCATGGAAATGAATTGGGAGAATCGCGGAGTGGCCCCGGCTTACCGGCCGTATGAATTGCATGTGCGTTTGGAGGGGCCGCAGGTTTTCGAGCAGGTCGTGGATTCCGGCAACCAGCATTGGCTGCCGAAGGCGGCGGAGCCGTTCGTGGAAAAGTACCCGCTCAATCTGCCAGCCACGTTGAAGCCCGGTGCATACACGGTGAAGTTCAAGTTACATTCCCGCGAGGCCAGCCGGGATGTGTTCGTCGCTTTGCGGCCCGGCCTCCTGGACCAGGCAAACTACTATACCGCCGGTACGGTGACGGTCGGGCCGTAA
- a CDS encoding cellulase family glycosylhydrolase has protein sequence MKRQRQLITLAGQRLVAAGIPLLLMATNLAEAANPAPAEMVRQLAPLSVRGVNYYPRETSWGGLWTKTPPEVWEKDMALAASLGINTVRTFVQFSPKLEQAGLLHNSGAPTPAYLEKIDQLLAIAWRHGIRLIVCLEFDTRRLATSGADAAWKRGFTAIISAHAHDGRVLLWDLMNEPDDDAKWTNATRAYLREALPLAHQLDTNHPTTIGLTWRIDRLKETGFPDVLQYHEYCPKTMLFKQGPARISLPIATHRQKGGARPLLIGEFGMSTARDPQFGAEPSLHSKLSDAPGTEAEQARLYQIVLTAAEKDQVAGVLAWCLHDYPIKNPNESHFGLVRADGTLKPAAGVLKNVYHQWKARP, from the coding sequence ATGAAACGCCAGCGTCAACTGATAACCTTGGCCGGCCAGCGACTCGTCGCGGCGGGAATCCCCTTGCTGCTCATGGCAACGAACTTGGCGGAGGCCGCCAACCCTGCCCCGGCGGAAATGGTGCGGCAACTTGCGCCGCTATCAGTGCGCGGTGTGAATTATTATCCACGCGAAACCTCGTGGGGCGGTCTCTGGACTAAAACGCCGCCGGAGGTCTGGGAGAAAGACATGGCGCTGGCCGCCTCGCTCGGCATCAACACGGTGCGTACGTTTGTGCAGTTCAGCCCGAAGCTGGAGCAAGCGGGACTGTTGCATAACTCCGGTGCTCCAACACCCGCGTACCTGGAAAAAATCGACCAACTGTTGGCCATCGCCTGGCGTCACGGCATCCGTCTGATCGTGTGCCTGGAATTTGACACTCGGCGGCTGGCAACCTCCGGCGCGGACGCGGCCTGGAAACGCGGCTTTACCGCCATAATCTCGGCGCATGCCCACGATGGCCGCGTGCTGCTCTGGGATCTGATGAACGAGCCGGATGACGATGCCAAGTGGACCAACGCCACCCGCGCCTATCTTCGCGAAGCGCTCCCCCTGGCGCACCAACTGGACACCAATCATCCCACCACCATCGGCCTGACCTGGCGCATCGACCGGCTCAAGGAAACCGGATTCCCGGATGTGCTGCAATACCATGAGTATTGCCCCAAGACCATGCTGTTTAAGCAAGGCCCGGCGCGCATCAGCCTGCCCATCGCCACGCATCGTCAAAAGGGCGGCGCACGGCCGTTGCTCATTGGCGAATTCGGCATGAGCACGGCGCGGGATCCCCAATTCGGTGCTGAGCCGTCACTGCACAGCAAGCTGAGCGACGCCCCCGGCACCGAGGCGGAACAAGCCCGACTCTACCAGATCGTGCTTACCGCTGCGGAAAAAGACCAGGTGGCCGGGGTACTGGCCTGGTGCCTGCACGATTATCCGATCAAGAACCCCAACGAGTCACACTTTGGCCTGGTGCGCGCCGACGGCACGCTCAAACCCGCCGCCGGAGTTCTCAAGAATGTGTACCACCAGTGGAAGGCCAGACCATGA